In a single window of the Centroberyx gerrardi isolate f3 chromosome 17, fCenGer3.hap1.cur.20231027, whole genome shotgun sequence genome:
- the ankrd6a gene encoding ankyrin repeat domain-containing protein 6, which yields MHSTALEEVEAFTYPGSVVDTTGGTDADVKSRINKARVVFNMLRKIWSSKHISINTKIRIFNSNVKQAPGHQTALHRAAMVGNSDAVAALVQGGCAMDLQDRDGNTALHEVAWHGFSQCVKLLVKAGADIHVKNKAGNTALHLACQNAHSQTVRLLLLGGSRPDAKNNVDDTCLHVAARYNNLAVVKILLSSLCSVTEKNQAGDTALHVAAALNHKKTVQLLLEAGTDGNTRNNAGKTAMDKARDNNHKDVALLLARAPQVHRFTRGRTIRKRRERLRAERRTHSVTGIEILPNKDSSSVVEESPSSEQAPAATSSPHSRRQRRRLRDLALDEDCLRRGEDEFHRKKDVLYCDGELPSPQNGKTYQLYTLYRDKDGNIRQAPADGCHCKPLIKKLEGQLQATQEEMRLQIQNVQEQVNCRLGKMDRRNRHQIKVLDVLNQERVAAERKNMVYRIEQRAAQGREETEMRQQAAVSHELKNWCTSQIRDMDLHIPTQPQYYKLLPSPSVDQSLADGDLESLPLLSVVSGDSSSSLATYVNVVPFPSSYNLVSPDQEQTASRKYFEVKVNRSPVVNLFFYLPTPLLSDNYENTALIPLPAKHTSGVLVGPADPYWQPAGVQDTPKAAAIVALSGEGCSSSASSSRSNSSSREPRRTQHRQHRKHRREPIGAHGTRTLEFFIDRPPEPTFSQERNNLHAVEVTQRFFETVSTQLERWYERKILEAKQQTELRAQQDRKQLLQRISRLEEELQRLKTNGNAESS from the exons ATGCACAGCACTGCCCTAGAGGAGGTAGAAGCATTCACATACCCAGGCAGTGTTGTGGACACCACCGGCGGGACAGATGCCGACGTAAAAAGCAGGATCAATAAGGCTAGGGTGGTGTTTAACATGCTCAGGAAGATCTGGAGCTCAAAACACATCTCAATCAACACCAAAATACGCATCTTTAACTCCAACGTGAAGCAG GCTCCGGGCCACCAGACGGCCCTACACCGGGCTGCTATGGTGGGAAACAGTGATGCCGTGGCTGCCCTGGTTCAGGGAGGCTGTGCCATGGACCTTCAGGACCGG GATGGCAACACGGCACTCCATGAGGTGGCATGGCATGGTTTCAGTCAGTGTGTCAAACTGCTGGTCAAGGCGGGGGCTGATATCCATGTCAAGAACAAG GCAGGAAACACAGCACTTCACCTGGCGTGTCAGAATGCTCATTCTCAGACTGTTCGTCTTCTGCTGCTTGGAGGCTCCAGACCAGACGCCAAGAACAAC GTGGATGATACCTGTTTGCATGTGGCTGCTCGCTACAACAACCTGGCTGTGGTGAAGATTCTCCTGAGTTCACTGTGCTCTGTGACAGAGAAAAACCAG GCAGGGGACACTGCTCTCCATGTCGCTGCTGCACTGAACCATAAGAAGACAGTTCAGCTCTTACTGGAGGCCGGGACTGATGGAAATACCAGAAACAAT GCAGGTAAAACAGCCATGGACAAAGCCAGGGATAACAACCACAAAGATGTGGCGCTTCTCCTGGCCAGAGCTCCTCAG GTCCATCGCTTTACGCGAGGAAGAACAATAAGGAAACGGAGGGAAAGACTGAGAGCTGAGCGCAGGACCCACTCTGTCACCGGAATAGAAATACTGCCAAACAAA GACAGCAGCTCTGTGGTGGAGGAAAGCCCAAGCAGTGAACAA GCCCCGGCCGCCACCAGCAGCCCTCACAGCCGACGGCAGAGGAGGAGACTCAGGGACCTG GCTTTGGATGAAGATTGTCTGAGAAGAGGCGAGGATGAGTTCCACAGAAAGAAGGATGTGCTTTACTGTGATGGTGAATTGCCTTCCCCCCAGAATGGCAAAACGTATCAGCTTTACACACTCTACCGTGACAAGGATGGCAACATCAGACAG GCACCGGCTGACGGGTGCCACTGTAAACCTCTGATCAAGAAGCTGGAGGGGCAACTGCAAGCCACCCAGGAGGAGATGAGGCTGCAGATCCAGAACGTCCAGGAGCAGGTCAACTGCAGACTGGGCAAAATGGATCGCAGGAACAGACACCAG ATCAAAGTGTTGGATGTGCTGAATCAGGAAAGAgtggcagcagagaggaagaacatgGTTTACAGGATAGAGCAGAGGGCTGCTCAgggcagagaggaaacagagatgAGACAG CAGGCAGCAGTAAGCCATGAGTTGAAGAATTGGTGTACATCCCAAATACGAGACATGGACCTCCACATCCCCACCCAACCCCAGTACTACAAACTCCTCCCCTCGCCCTCCGTGGACCAATCTCTGGCAGATGGTGACCTGGAGTCCCTCCCCTTGTTGTCGGTGGTATCTGGGGATAGCAGCAGCTCATTGGCTACCTACGTCAACGTTGTGCCATTCCCATCTAGCTACAACTTGGTCAGCCCGGACCAGGAGCAGACGGCCAGCAGGAAGTACTTTGAAGTGAAAGTGAACAGGTCACCAG TGGTCAACTTGTTCTTCTATCTCCCCACACCTCTCCTGTCAGACAACTACGAGAACACAGCCCTAATTCCTCTTCCTGCCAAACACACCTCAGGTGTCCTGGTGGGCCCCGCTGACCCCTACTGGCAGCCTGCGGGAGTGCAGGACACTCCCAAAGCAGCAGCCATCGTGGCGCTGAGCGGGGAGGGCTGCTCTAGCAGTGCCAGCAGCAGCCGGTCTAACAGCAGCAGCCGCGAGCCCAGGAGGACCCAGCACCGGCAGCACAGGAAACACCGCCGAGAGCCGATCGGCGCCCATGGCACCAGGACCCTGGAGTTCTTCATCGACCGCCCCCCTGAGCCCACGTTCAGCCAGGAGAGGAACAATCTGCATGCTGTGGAG GTGACTCAGCGTTTCTTTGAGACGGTGTCGACTCAGCTGGAGCGCTGGTACGAGAGGAAGATCCTGGAGGCCAAGCAGCAGACGGAGCTCAGGGCACAGCAGGACAggaagcagctgctgcagcgaATCAGCCGCCTAGAGGAGGAGCTTCAGCGGCTGAAGACCAATGGGAACGCAGAGAGCTCATGA